The following are encoded in a window of Arthrobacter woluwensis genomic DNA:
- a CDS encoding alkaline phosphatase family protein, whose amino-acid sequence MTDATTTAPPQVPAYGRRSIADLLSSAASAAGATTLPNTLKIPASNRVCLVLVDGMGAQVLKRYAAHVPFMRSLIQAGGDSGLPVRLDAAFPTTTASSLASLGTGAPPGQHGMVGYDVLDPDQGKVVNQLGNWDAGVDPARWQPLPTVFERASAHVPVHTVSIPRFASSSMTHAALRGTEFHGSGTLAGRIGAAVDILQKPGLVYFYLNDVDKAGHKYGVDSAEFLAALEEVDFTLRQLSTRLPQDTRVLVSADHGMVDVPKSGRIDFSAVPELIDGVRHTAGEPRMLHLHLEEGGDPASLRRAWESRFGDRIWVLEKDQAVRDGYFGPVREEVRPRIGDVLILAREEVAFFDLRRVRPEAMEMIGQHGSLTRAEREVPLLSFLANGPKAGSRSGTGRRRS is encoded by the coding sequence GTGACGGACGCGACGACGACGGCGCCGCCCCAGGTCCCGGCGTACGGCCGCCGCAGCATCGCCGACCTTCTCAGCAGCGCGGCTTCCGCGGCGGGCGCCACCACGCTGCCCAACACGCTGAAGATCCCGGCGTCGAACCGCGTCTGCCTCGTCCTGGTCGACGGGATGGGCGCCCAGGTGCTCAAGCGGTACGCGGCCCATGTGCCCTTCATGAGGTCCCTGATCCAGGCCGGAGGCGACTCCGGTCTCCCCGTGCGCCTCGACGCGGCCTTCCCCACCACGACGGCCAGCTCCCTCGCCAGCCTCGGCACGGGAGCACCTCCCGGGCAGCACGGCATGGTCGGCTACGACGTGCTGGACCCGGACCAGGGCAAGGTCGTCAACCAGCTCGGCAACTGGGACGCCGGGGTGGATCCCGCCCGCTGGCAGCCGTTGCCGACCGTGTTCGAGCGGGCCTCCGCCCACGTCCCCGTGCACACCGTCAGCATTCCGCGCTTCGCGTCCTCGTCCATGACCCATGCCGCGCTGCGCGGGACCGAGTTCCACGGTTCCGGGACGCTGGCGGGCCGGATCGGCGCGGCCGTGGACATCCTGCAGAAGCCGGGCCTGGTGTACTTCTATCTCAATGATGTGGACAAAGCCGGCCACAAGTACGGCGTGGACTCCGCGGAGTTCCTGGCCGCGCTCGAGGAGGTGGACTTCACCCTCCGGCAGCTGTCGACGCGGCTTCCGCAGGACACCCGCGTGCTGGTGTCTGCGGACCATGGCATGGTGGATGTCCCGAAGAGTGGCCGCATCGACTTCTCGGCCGTCCCGGAGCTCATCGACGGGGTCCGGCACACCGCCGGAGAACCACGGATGCTGCATCTGCACCTGGAGGAGGGCGGGGATCCCGCCTCTCTGCGGCGGGCGTGGGAATCACGCTTCGGTGACCGGATCTGGGTGCTGGAGAAGGACCAGGCGGTCCGTGACGGATATTTCGGGCCGGTCCGTGAGGAAGTGCGGCCGAGGATCGGTGATGTGCTGATCCTGGCTCGAGAAGAAGTCGCGTTCTTCGATCTCCGCAGGGTCAGGCCCGAGGCCATGGAGATGATCGGTCAGCACGGCTCGCTGACCAGGGCCGAACGGGAGGTGCCCCTGCTCAGTTTCCTGGCGAACGGGCCCAAGGCCGGGAGCCGCAGCGGGACGGGCCGCCGCCGGTCCTGA
- the sepH gene encoding septation protein SepH, with protein MQELRLLGVHDDGDRLLLSDSSGERYELPLDEALRRAISRAAARPSARSGSTPSLSPRDIQARIRAGATAAEVAEESGLPLASVERYEGPVLAERAHVADQARGVEVPGHLDDGEGYRSAFGQDRAFLGEMVEHRLKQLGVPVDGLSWDSKKVAHGLWEVTADFDIPESLGSQLGEEPPARWTYSPLTKTLQNANRWAQHLSELEPLPLHVDSPWGSRRLSAVRDHPFDVEADAVEQPASDDLLSDSESLVDLLNSRRGQRLGVDEDSDDTLALLLSQGIPAAHPRPSEVDEEEDDTPAAEAPRLRLALPEEEEHEDDGISLSDGVSTHTREIRVVPPAERGGRKGGPSLADEIFANATEEEAEAGERAPLRQRSVLRGASFHKDPEDFARAEAERRQREEDARRDDESPKGARSAKDDADSDSKTPEKPAKRRSVPSWDEIVFGTKGDN; from the coding sequence ATGCAGGAGCTGCGGCTTCTCGGAGTTCACGACGACGGTGATCGCCTCTTGCTCAGCGACTCCAGCGGAGAACGCTACGAGCTTCCTCTCGATGAGGCGCTGCGCCGCGCCATCTCCCGCGCGGCCGCCCGGCCCAGCGCACGGAGCGGTTCCACCCCCAGCCTCAGTCCCCGCGACATCCAGGCCCGCATCCGGGCCGGCGCCACCGCGGCCGAGGTCGCCGAGGAATCCGGTCTGCCCCTGGCCAGCGTGGAACGCTACGAGGGCCCCGTGCTGGCCGAACGCGCGCACGTGGCAGATCAGGCTCGCGGCGTCGAGGTTCCGGGACACCTGGACGACGGCGAGGGCTACCGCAGCGCTTTCGGTCAGGACCGCGCGTTCCTGGGCGAGATGGTCGAACACCGCCTCAAGCAGCTCGGCGTCCCGGTCGACGGCCTGAGCTGGGATTCCAAGAAGGTGGCCCACGGCCTCTGGGAGGTCACGGCGGACTTCGACATCCCTGAGTCGCTCGGCAGTCAGCTCGGCGAGGAGCCTCCGGCCCGCTGGACCTACTCGCCGCTGACGAAGACGCTGCAGAACGCCAATCGCTGGGCGCAGCACCTCAGCGAACTCGAACCCCTTCCGCTCCACGTGGACAGCCCGTGGGGCAGCCGCCGTCTCTCCGCCGTCCGGGATCACCCGTTCGACGTGGAGGCCGACGCCGTCGAGCAGCCCGCGTCCGACGACCTCCTGAGCGACTCCGAAAGCCTGGTCGACCTCCTGAACTCCCGGCGCGGTCAGCGCCTCGGCGTCGACGAGGACAGCGACGACACCCTCGCGCTCCTGCTCTCCCAAGGAATTCCCGCCGCACATCCCCGCCCTTCCGAGGTGGATGAGGAGGAGGACGACACCCCGGCCGCGGAGGCCCCTCGTCTCCGCCTGGCCCTTCCCGAGGAGGAGGAGCACGAGGACGACGGCATCTCCCTGTCGGACGGCGTGAGCACGCACACCCGCGAGATCCGTGTCGTGCCCCCGGCGGAACGCGGCGGCCGTAAGGGCGGCCCGAGCCTCGCCGACGAGATCTTCGCCAACGCCACGGAGGAGGAGGCAGAGGCCGGCGAACGCGCCCCTCTGCGGCAGCGTTCCGTCCTGCGGGGCGCAAGCTTCCACAAGGATCCCGAGGACTTCGCACGTGCCGAGGCCGAACGGCGTCAGCGTGAGGAGGACGCCCGCCGGGACGACGAGTCCCCCAAGGGCGCGCGTTCCGCGAAGGACGATGCCGACTCGGACAGCAAGACCCCGGAGAAGCCTGCCAAGAGGCGCAGCGTGCCCAGCTGGGACGAGATCGTCTTCGGGACCAAGGGCGACAACTGA
- a CDS encoding DUF4193 domain-containing protein has protein sequence MATDYDAPRKTEEDRANESLEALKTTHRADGTSAVVDEDEADLADSFELPGADLSHEELQVTVLPEQSDEFTCASCFLVRHRSQIAREKGGLAYCVDCEG, from the coding sequence ATGGCCACCGATTACGATGCGCCCCGCAAGACCGAGGAAGACCGGGCGAACGAGTCCCTGGAAGCCTTGAAGACCACGCACCGTGCGGACGGCACCTCTGCCGTGGTGGACGAGGATGAGGCGGACCTCGCCGATTCCTTCGAATTGCCCGGGGCGGATCTGTCCCACGAAGAGCTCCAGGTGACCGTCCTTCCGGAGCAGTCGGACGAGTTCACCTGCGCCTCCTGTTTCCTGGTGCGGCATCGCTCCCAGATCGCCCGGGAAAAGGGCGGACTGGCGTACTGCGTCGACTGCGAAGGCTGA
- a CDS encoding DUF3093 domain-containing protein, with protein sequence MPSTNTGPAMPSDASTTPALFSERLWPGPGAWIIVAVLSLAGILVLAPIGIGYGIAAAIVIFLLVGGALYANTPRIEVTATEFRAGKAVIDRAFLGEVQAFSHDEAFQERGPRLNGLAFLCIRGWVDPVVRVEITDPEDETPYWLVSTRRPQQLVAALSS encoded by the coding sequence ATGCCCTCCACGAACACCGGTCCGGCCATGCCCTCGGACGCCTCCACCACCCCTGCGCTCTTCAGCGAGCGGCTCTGGCCCGGGCCTGGCGCCTGGATCATCGTGGCGGTCCTGTCCCTCGCCGGGATCCTGGTGCTCGCGCCGATCGGGATCGGGTACGGCATCGCGGCAGCCATCGTGATCTTCCTTCTCGTGGGCGGTGCGCTGTACGCGAACACCCCCCGCATCGAGGTCACCGCCACGGAGTTCCGCGCCGGCAAGGCCGTCATCGACCGCGCCTTCCTCGGCGAGGTGCAGGCGTTCAGTCACGACGAGGCCTTCCAGGAGCGCGGTCCGCGGCTCAACGGCCTGGCCTTCCTCTGCATCCGCGGCTGGGTGGACCCGGTGGTCCGAGTCGAGATCACCGATCCCGAGGACGAGACCCCGTACTGGCTCGTCTCCACGCGGCGCCCCCAGCAGCTCGTGGCCGCACTGTCTTCCTGA
- the dut gene encoding dUTP diphosphatase, whose protein sequence is MTEPQPHTLDVELRMLDDGLEPPSYAQPGDAGADLRARVDVHLEPGERRLVPTGVSIALPFGYVALIHPRSGLATKQGLSIVNAPGTVDAGYRGEIAVTLINTDREQAIDLRRGDRIAQMVIQRVEHARFVAVSELPDSVRGAGGFGSTGGFAGSHA, encoded by the coding sequence GTGACTGAACCGCAACCGCACACCCTTGATGTTGAACTCCGCATGCTCGACGACGGGCTGGAGCCGCCGTCGTACGCCCAGCCGGGCGATGCGGGCGCCGATCTGCGGGCCCGGGTCGACGTGCACCTGGAACCGGGGGAGCGGCGCCTGGTTCCGACGGGTGTCTCCATCGCCCTGCCGTTCGGCTACGTCGCCCTGATCCATCCCCGTTCCGGTCTGGCCACCAAGCAGGGCCTGAGCATCGTCAATGCTCCCGGGACGGTGGACGCGGGCTACCGCGGGGAGATCGCCGTCACCCTGATCAACACGGACCGCGAGCAGGCGATCGATCTGCGCCGCGGCGATAGAATCGCACAGATGGTGATTCAGCGCGTGGAGCACGCCCGTTTCGTCGCCGTGAGTGAGTTGCCGGACTCGGTCCGCGGCGCTGGCGGCTTCGGATCCACCGGCGGCTTCGCCGGCTCGCACGCCTGA
- a CDS encoding DUF3710 domain-containing protein: MLFGRSRKSQRESDEVLTPSESVIEEQDTEGRSTSGPFDVHEIEDREEYLDLGAILVSPRPGLELRLEVEESSQRVIAVSLDIGDSSVQVQAFAAPRSEGLWPEIREQIAESVRSQGGQIDELEGTLGAELIASVPAEAPDGTAGYRVARFVGVDGPRWFLRGVFSGPAAIQREAATELEELFRALVVVRGDSPMPPRELLPLTMPKATAEAPQAEDGRPSLQAPERGPEITEIG, translated from the coding sequence ATGCTATTCGGCAGGTCCCGCAAGTCCCAGCGTGAATCCGACGAAGTCCTCACCCCCAGTGAGTCCGTGATCGAGGAGCAGGACACCGAAGGCCGCTCGACCAGCGGTCCCTTCGACGTCCACGAGATCGAGGACCGCGAGGAATACCTCGACCTCGGCGCGATCCTGGTCTCGCCCCGGCCCGGCCTTGAGCTCCGCCTCGAAGTCGAGGAGTCCAGCCAGCGGGTCATCGCGGTGTCCCTCGACATCGGTGACTCGTCCGTGCAGGTCCAGGCGTTCGCCGCGCCCCGCTCCGAAGGCCTGTGGCCCGAGATCCGCGAGCAGATCGCGGAGTCCGTGCGCAGCCAGGGCGGTCAGATCGACGAGCTGGAAGGCACCCTCGGCGCCGAGCTGATCGCCAGCGTCCCCGCCGAGGCCCCGGATGGCACGGCCGGTTACCGCGTGGCCCGGTTCGTGGGCGTCGACGGCCCGCGCTGGTTCCTGCGCGGTGTCTTCAGCGGTCCCGCGGCCATCCAGCGGGAGGCCGCGACCGAACTGGAGGAGCTCTTCCGGGCCCTCGTGGTGGTGCGTGGCGACAGCCCCATGCCGCCGCGCGAACTGCTGCCGCTGACCATGCCGAAGGCCACTGCGGAAGCCCCGCAGGCCGAGGACGGCAGGCCGTCCCTCCAGGCTCCCGAACGAGGGCCTGAGATCACCGAGATCGGCTGA
- a CDS encoding OB-fold nucleic acid binding domain-containing protein, translating to MAEPNIPGHGPVARLRGEWVGRISSVTLEPKGSKPRFTARLGEVSGPDLPVPAGDRSVADIRLLWLGRRSVGGIEPGSTLRVRGMLTSRSGLATIINPGYEIISAGEH from the coding sequence ATGGCGGAACCGAACATCCCCGGCCACGGACCGGTCGCCCGGCTCCGTGGCGAATGGGTGGGCCGGATCTCCTCGGTCACTCTCGAGCCCAAAGGCAGCAAGCCGCGTTTCACCGCGCGGCTGGGGGAGGTGAGCGGACCGGATCTGCCGGTTCCCGCCGGGGACCGCTCGGTGGCGGACATCCGCCTGCTGTGGCTGGGACGCCGTTCCGTCGGCGGCATCGAACCCGGTTCCACCCTTCGGGTCAGGGGCATGCTCACGTCCCGGAGCGGCCTGGCCACGATCATCAACCCCGGCTACGAGATCATCTCGGCCGGCGAACACTGA
- a CDS encoding DUF3159 domain-containing protein produces MTTEDRNTVEPGAALPATPAGGAVNPEAAGNPEAGNPEAGNPGPDKQDLARSVAAAAGVHHHEDGRVDLLRTAGGWQGICESILPGLVFLVLYTVTESLGWGLGVALGVSAVFAVLRLIQKQKLTMALAGVVGVAISAWVAQSTGKASDFYVPGFFTNGGYLLALLISIIVKWPLAGLLFGFLRNEGVHWRQDPARLKRYTLATWVIIAIFGLRLAVQLPLYFMGDAGLTALGTTRLIMGTPLYVLGLWLAWLLSRPAAPVEERAQES; encoded by the coding sequence ATGACCACTGAGGACCGGAACACCGTGGAGCCCGGCGCAGCCCTGCCTGCCACCCCGGCGGGCGGCGCCGTCAACCCGGAGGCTGCCGGGAACCCGGAGGCCGGGAACCCGGAGGCCGGGAACCCCGGCCCCGACAAGCAGGACCTGGCCCGGAGCGTCGCCGCCGCGGCCGGCGTCCACCACCACGAGGACGGCCGGGTGGATCTGCTCCGCACGGCCGGCGGCTGGCAGGGGATCTGCGAGAGCATCCTGCCGGGCCTCGTCTTCCTGGTCCTGTACACCGTCACGGAGTCCCTGGGCTGGGGCTTGGGTGTCGCCCTGGGTGTGAGCGCGGTCTTCGCGGTTCTCCGCCTGATCCAGAAGCAGAAGCTGACCATGGCGCTGGCCGGCGTGGTGGGTGTCGCGATCTCCGCCTGGGTCGCCCAGAGCACCGGCAAGGCCTCCGACTTCTACGTGCCGGGGTTCTTCACGAACGGCGGTTACCTCCTGGCGCTCCTCATCTCCATCATCGTGAAGTGGCCGCTGGCCGGGCTCCTGTTCGGCTTCCTGCGGAACGAGGGTGTCCACTGGCGCCAGGACCCGGCGCGACTCAAGCGTTACACCCTCGCGACTTGGGTCATCATCGCGATCTTCGGCCTGCGCCTGGCGGTCCAGCTTCCGCTGTACTTCATGGGCGACGCCGGCCTCACCGCCCTGGGCACGACGCGGCTGATCATGGGAACCCCGCTCTACGTGCTGGGCCTCTGGCTCGCCTGGCTGCTCAGCAGGCCCGCGGCTCCCGTCGAGGAGCGCGCCCAGGAGTCCTGA
- a CDS encoding potassium channel family protein: protein MKVVIVGAGSVGSSIARELLGHQHDVLLIDLKPEVIGRSGLRGAHWLVGDACELSVLKEARLDDADVVVSASGDDKVNLVVSLLAKTEFGVGRTVGRVNNPKNGWMFDDSWGVDVAVNTPQLMTALVEEAVEIGDVVRLLTLQTGVSSLVEFTVPHDASFIGSTVGDIDWPQDATLVAILRDQAPITPSRDDVIEGGDELFFVTTLAAEDELRQLLSAAHTGESAPESAAAPQYDDGFDG, encoded by the coding sequence GTGAAAGTCGTGATCGTCGGCGCGGGAAGCGTCGGAAGCTCCATCGCCCGGGAACTCCTGGGGCACCAGCATGATGTGCTGCTGATCGACCTCAAGCCCGAAGTGATCGGCCGCAGCGGTCTGCGCGGCGCGCACTGGCTGGTGGGCGACGCCTGCGAGCTCAGTGTGCTGAAGGAGGCCCGCCTGGACGACGCCGACGTGGTGGTCTCCGCCTCGGGCGATGACAAAGTGAACCTCGTGGTCTCCCTGCTGGCCAAGACCGAGTTCGGCGTGGGCCGGACCGTGGGCCGCGTGAACAACCCGAAGAACGGGTGGATGTTCGACGACTCCTGGGGCGTGGACGTCGCGGTCAACACCCCGCAGCTCATGACGGCCCTCGTGGAGGAGGCCGTGGAGATCGGCGATGTCGTCCGGCTGCTGACCCTCCAGACCGGTGTGTCCTCCCTGGTCGAGTTCACCGTGCCGCATGACGCCTCGTTCATCGGCTCCACGGTCGGCGACATCGACTGGCCGCAGGATGCGACACTCGTGGCCATCCTGCGGGATCAGGCCCCCATCACGCCGAGCCGGGACGACGTGATCGAGGGCGGGGACGAGCTCTTCTTCGTCACGACCCTCGCGGCCGAGGACGAACTCCGGCAGCTCCTCTCGGCCGCCCACACGGGCGAATCCGCGCCGGAATCCGCGGCGGCTCCCCAGTACGACGACGGCTTCGACGGCTGA
- a CDS encoding potassium channel family protein, translated as MAHFVIMGCGRVGATLAHTLEDSGHSVAIIDQDERAFRRLRNGFQGRKVTGVGFDRDTLRHAGVEEAYAFAAVSSGDNSNILATRVARETFHVPHVVARIYDPGRAEIYQRLGIPTVAAVKWSADQVLRRILPEQSITGDFREPSGRLVLTELAVDHGWEGRPLTELEEAADIRVAYLTRFGEGAMVHADSRFQEGDSLHAIVPVKRLDAVTRILSKAPVKEAE; from the coding sequence GTGGCGCATTTCGTCATCATGGGCTGTGGCCGTGTGGGCGCGACCCTGGCCCACACACTGGAGGACTCCGGCCACAGCGTGGCCATCATCGACCAGGACGAGCGGGCCTTCCGTCGCCTGCGCAACGGCTTCCAGGGCCGCAAAGTGACCGGCGTCGGCTTCGACCGCGACACCCTGCGCCACGCCGGAGTCGAAGAGGCCTACGCCTTCGCCGCCGTCTCCAGCGGTGACAACTCCAACATCCTGGCCACCCGCGTGGCCCGCGAGACCTTCCACGTCCCCCACGTGGTCGCACGGATCTATGACCCGGGACGCGCCGAGATCTACCAGCGGCTCGGCATCCCCACGGTGGCCGCGGTCAAGTGGAGCGCCGACCAGGTGCTGCGCCGGATCCTGCCGGAGCAGTCCATCACGGGTGACTTCCGCGAACCGTCGGGGCGTCTGGTCCTGACCGAGCTCGCCGTGGACCACGGCTGGGAGGGACGTCCTCTGACCGAACTCGAAGAGGCCGCGGACATCCGCGTGGCGTATCTGACCCGTTTCGGTGAAGGCGCCATGGTGCACGCCGACTCGCGTTTCCAGGAAGGCGACAGCCTGCACGCCATCGTCCCCGTCAAGCGGCTCGACGCCGTGACCCGGATCCTCTCCAAGGCACCCGTGAAGGAAGCAGAGTGA
- a CDS encoding APC family permease — protein MTQGHRADYRSQVLSLLNAVKRVIVGRPFRNDRLAHTLLPKRIALPVFASDALSSVAYAPDEILLTLALAGVSAVALSPWVGLAVAVVLLTVVASYRQNVHAYPSGGGDYEIANVNLGKFAGLTVASALLVDYVLTVAVSMSSAANYLATAVPSLHGSQALIATLGVVVLALVNLRGIKEAGSVFALPTYIFMAAIIGMSLVGAIQAATGTLGLAESAGFEIVPESHFDQGLVGLAGAFLLLRAFSSGAAALTGVEAISNGVPNFQKPKSKNAATTLLLLGVIATTMLAGILFLANATKVHIVLDPATEFLKDGKPLPEGYIQNPAISQIAQTVFGAGSIPFYIIVAATGVILVFASNTAFNGFPVLGSILAQDGYLPRQLKTRGDRLAYSNGVLALAAGALVLILAFNADVTKLIQLYIVGVFISFTASQLGMVRHWGRELKKVRDKATRLRLMKSRTINMLGFGMTALVLTIVLITKFEQGAWIALLAMLVLFLIMWSIRAHYDNVAKELAVDEDSAPRALPSRVHAVLLVSHVRKPVLRALAYARASRPWKLDAVIVDISPEETARTVEDWEKLDIPVPLTVLASPYRETVTPIIDYVKNMRKDSPRDLIVVYIPEYVVGKWWEQLVHNQTALRIKTRLHFEPGVMVASVPWQLKSSKEAQQLQELR, from the coding sequence ATGACACAGGGGCACCGCGCAGACTACCGTAGTCAGGTGCTGTCACTTCTGAATGCGGTCAAGCGGGTGATCGTCGGCCGGCCGTTCCGTAACGACCGTCTGGCCCACACCCTGCTGCCCAAGCGCATCGCATTGCCGGTTTTCGCCTCGGACGCCTTGTCCTCCGTGGCGTACGCCCCCGATGAGATCCTCCTGACCCTGGCGCTGGCCGGGGTCTCCGCCGTCGCGCTGTCCCCGTGGGTCGGGCTGGCGGTCGCCGTCGTCCTGCTGACCGTGGTGGCGTCCTACCGCCAGAACGTGCACGCCTACCCCTCGGGCGGTGGCGACTACGAGATCGCGAATGTGAACCTCGGCAAGTTCGCGGGTCTGACCGTCGCTTCGGCGCTCCTGGTGGATTACGTCCTCACGGTGGCCGTCTCTATGTCCTCCGCCGCCAACTACCTGGCAACGGCCGTGCCGTCCCTGCACGGGAGTCAGGCCCTGATCGCGACGCTCGGCGTCGTGGTGCTGGCGCTGGTCAATCTGCGGGGCATCAAGGAGGCCGGTTCGGTCTTCGCCCTGCCCACCTACATCTTCATGGCGGCCATCATCGGCATGTCGCTCGTAGGCGCCATCCAGGCCGCCACCGGCACGCTGGGACTGGCCGAGTCCGCCGGGTTCGAGATCGTCCCGGAAAGCCACTTCGACCAGGGTCTGGTCGGCCTGGCCGGGGCGTTCCTGCTGCTGCGCGCCTTCTCCTCGGGCGCCGCGGCCCTGACCGGCGTGGAAGCGATCAGCAACGGCGTCCCCAACTTCCAGAAGCCCAAGAGCAAGAACGCGGCCACCACGCTGCTCCTGCTCGGTGTCATCGCGACGACCATGCTGGCGGGCATCCTCTTCCTGGCCAATGCCACCAAGGTCCACATCGTGCTGGATCCCGCCACGGAGTTCCTGAAGGACGGCAAGCCGCTTCCCGAGGGTTACATCCAGAACCCGGCGATCAGCCAGATCGCCCAGACAGTGTTCGGTGCGGGATCCATCCCCTTCTACATCATCGTGGCGGCCACGGGCGTCATCCTGGTGTTCGCCTCCAACACGGCGTTCAACGGCTTCCCGGTGCTCGGCTCGATCCTCGCGCAGGACGGCTACCTGCCGCGCCAGCTCAAGACCCGTGGCGACCGCCTCGCCTACAGCAACGGCGTGCTGGCCCTCGCCGCGGGCGCACTGGTCCTCATCCTCGCGTTCAACGCCGACGTCACGAAGCTGATCCAGCTCTACATCGTGGGCGTGTTCATCTCCTTCACGGCGAGCCAGCTCGGCATGGTCCGGCACTGGGGCCGTGAACTCAAGAAGGTCCGGGACAAGGCCACTCGGCTCCGTCTCATGAAGTCCCGCACCATCAACATGCTCGGCTTCGGCATGACGGCGCTCGTGCTGACCATCGTGCTCATCACCAAGTTCGAGCAGGGCGCCTGGATCGCCCTGCTCGCCATGCTGGTCCTTTTCCTCATCATGTGGAGCATCCGGGCGCACTACGACAACGTCGCCAAGGAACTCGCCGTCGACGAGGACTCCGCTCCGAGAGCCCTGCCGTCCCGGGTGCATGCCGTGCTGCTGGTGTCCCATGTCCGGAAGCCGGTGCTGCGTGCCCTCGCCTATGCCCGCGCCTCCCGGCCGTGGAAGCTCGACGCCGTGATCGTCGACATCAGCCCCGAGGAGACGGCCCGCACGGTCGAGGACTGGGAGAAGCTCGACATCCCGGTCCCGCTGACCGTCCTGGCCAGTCCCTACCGCGAAACGGTCACGCCGATCATCGATTACGTGAAGAACATGCGGAAGGACTCTCCGCGCGATCTGATCGTCGTCTACATCCCCGAATACGTGGTCGGCAAGTGGTGGGAGCAGCTGGTGCACAACCAGACCGCGCTGCGCATCAAGACCCGGCTGCACTTCGAACCCGGGGTCATGGTGGCCAGTGTCCCGTGGCAGCTCAAATCGTCCAAGGAAGCCCAGCAATTGCAGGAACTCAGGTGA
- a CDS encoding class I SAM-dependent RNA methyltransferase, with amino-acid sequence MNPHSAEQTVTLTLGPVAHGGHTVARHDARVVFVRHGLPGEQVRVRLTESAPDARFWRGDVVEVLDASPDRQDHPWRQASALEAARTSAQPLGGAEFGHATLPAQRRLKEAVLAEQLQRLAGLDRSTVVEAVEDDAGQGLHWRTRMAFAVTADGRLGMHAHRSEEVLPVDSMPLASEAIVDLGLWNHLWKGVTRVEVAAPANGSQPLVILWPEEALGEKEQGRALNRAVAQIPDGVSVAVMDPVSKQLLRWRGRSWVRESVNGFEYRVTGEGFWQIHRRAPQTLMDAVTGFLGEGGFLREGASVADLYAGAGLFTAPLAQAVGENGAVLSVEGAPGTSRDARKNFHGQRHVEIVQGKVERVLRQRPRRLDAVVLDPPRAGAGRTVVQQLAESGPRAIAYVSCDPASFARDVKFFEGEGWELAGLRAFDLYPHTHHLETVGLLLPKG; translated from the coding sequence GTGAACCCACACTCCGCAGAGCAGACCGTCACTCTCACCCTGGGACCCGTCGCGCACGGCGGTCACACGGTGGCCCGCCACGACGCGCGCGTCGTGTTCGTCCGCCACGGTCTGCCGGGGGAGCAGGTGCGGGTCCGCCTGACCGAGTCGGCTCCGGACGCCCGCTTCTGGCGTGGAGACGTCGTCGAGGTCCTGGATGCATCGCCCGACCGCCAGGACCACCCGTGGCGGCAGGCATCCGCCCTCGAGGCCGCGCGGACTTCCGCGCAGCCTCTGGGCGGGGCGGAGTTCGGCCACGCGACCCTGCCCGCGCAGCGACGCCTCAAGGAGGCGGTCCTCGCGGAGCAGCTTCAGCGTCTGGCGGGTCTGGACCGGAGCACCGTGGTGGAGGCCGTGGAGGACGACGCCGGCCAGGGCCTGCACTGGCGGACCAGGATGGCGTTCGCCGTGACGGCGGACGGTCGCCTCGGCATGCACGCTCACCGCTCGGAGGAGGTGCTGCCCGTCGACTCCATGCCGCTCGCCTCCGAGGCGATCGTCGATCTCGGCCTGTGGAACCACCTCTGGAAGGGCGTCACCCGCGTCGAGGTGGCGGCTCCGGCGAACGGCTCGCAGCCTCTGGTGATCCTCTGGCCGGAGGAGGCGCTGGGGGAGAAGGAGCAGGGCAGAGCGCTCAATCGTGCCGTCGCGCAGATCCCGGACGGCGTTTCGGTGGCCGTGATGGACCCGGTCAGCAAGCAGCTGCTGCGCTGGCGGGGCCGGTCCTGGGTGCGGGAGAGCGTGAACGGCTTCGAGTACCGCGTGACCGGTGAAGGCTTCTGGCAGATCCACCGCCGCGCGCCGCAGACGCTCATGGACGCCGTCACCGGTTTCCTGGGTGAGGGCGGCTTCCTCCGTGAAGGTGCCTCCGTCGCCGACCTGTACGCCGGAGCAGGCCTGTTCACCGCCCCGCTGGCCCAGGCCGTGGGCGAGAACGGTGCGGTGCTGTCGGTGGAGGGCGCGCCTGGGACCAGCCGTGACGCGCGGAAGAACTTCCACGGGCAGCGACATGTCGAGATCGTCCAGGGGAAGGTCGAACGCGTGCTGCGGCAGCGGCCCCGGCGGCTCGACGCCGTCGTGCTCGACCCGCCGCGCGCAGGCGCCGGCCGGACCGTGGTGCAGCAATTGGCCGAGTCCGGCCCCCGTGCCATCGCCTACGTGTCCTGCGACCCGGCGTCGTTCGCCCGCGATGTGAAGTTCTTCGAGGGGGAGGGCTGGGAGCTCGCCGGACTGCGGGCCTTCGACCTGTACCCCCATACGCACCACCTCGAGACGGTCGGCCTGCTCCTGCCGAAGGGCTGA